GTGCGGTATAGTAAAATTAATCCTCGCAAAGCGTCACCAGCACGCGCATATTGTTGTAGAGACCAAGCCGAAGCATAAGCTTCTTGATAATTTTGAAACGCTTGTTGAGTTTGACCTAATGCTTGATAGTCAGCCGCGATCGCCAGTCGAATTGCTGGTACTTGCGTAAATTGTGACTCATTAAGATAAAGTTCAGCAAGTCGCTGTTTAACTACGAGTGCTTGTTGAGGTTGTCGGGCGCGGTCGTAAATGTAAGCTAGCTGTTGTAGATAAGTCACTTCACCGACGCGATCACCGCGCGCACTTGCCAAAGCGAGTAACTCTTGATAACTCTTAGCTGCTTGCAGATAGTCAAACCAGCTTAAGTGTAATTCTGCGATTGTCCTTAAAGTATTTTCTGCTGCTGCGGCATTTTGCTGCCGCTCAAGCCTAAGAATTTGATGATAAACTTGTATTGCTTGTTTTGGCGATCGTACCTGCTGATATGCGTAAGCAAGCGATCGTAGTAAGGTTAAATCAGTTGTTGGCTGCGATTGTACTTCTTGTTGAATCGTTTGCAGTCTCTGTGTAATAATTTGAACTTGGGTACGTTCATTTTCACTCCAAGCGATCACCCCGACTCTTCCTAATGCTTGCACTTCAGCTAGAGTACCCAACGCCCGTCTTAGTCGTAATTCGCGGTTCCAAATCTCAAACGCACCTACACTATCCCCCGCTGCTAATCGCGTTTGTGCTTGCACGTTGAGTTTCTCCAATGCTGCTGCTAAGTTTTGGCGTGCTTGCGGACTTAACGGCTGATTCGGTAGTAGTGGATCTGGTGGAGATTCCTTGCTTTGTGCTAATGCAGTTGAACTACAACATAAACATAATGAAAGCGTCGCCGTAGCGACAACATTACTGTATCGTCGGAACATTCTAAGAAAACAAGCATTATTGCGATTGTGCATCTTTTAGATAGCCATAAAATTCACTACCCACTATTGACGAATAATACTATTTCACTTTGAAGTTGCTACAA
The sequence above is a segment of the Chroogloeocystis siderophila 5.2 s.c.1 genome. Coding sequences within it:
- a CDS encoding tetratricopeptide repeat protein, with translation MHNRNNACFLRMFRRYSNVVATATLSLCLCCSSTALAQSKESPPDPLLPNQPLSPQARQNLAAALEKLNVQAQTRLAAGDSVGAFEIWNRELRLRRALGTLAEVQALGRVGVIAWSENERTQVQIITQRLQTIQQEVQSQPTTDLTLLRSLAYAYQQVRSPKQAIQVYHQILRLERQQNAAAAENTLRTIAELHLSWFDYLQAAKSYQELLALASARGDRVGEVTYLQQLAYIYDRARQPQQALVVKQRLAELYLNESQFTQVPAIRLAIAADYQALGQTQQAFQNYQEAYASAWSLQQYARAGDALRGLILLYRTQGQINEALQASQILLETDQRAANFYGLMNTYDQIGQIHLQNGNPSAALSAFEQGLAIAQQLQYLQPYFTQQIQQIQQNLAQ